A single genomic interval of Aureliella helgolandensis harbors:
- a CDS encoding tRNA-binding protein, with amino-acid sequence MEEILWSDFAKVELRVGTVIDAREFPEAHKPAYKITIDFGANLGVKKTSSQVTTLYTPTELIGRQVLAVINFPPKQIGPFMSECLLVGLHRDNGDVVLAIPDQPVPNGTKLC; translated from the coding sequence TTGGAAGAGATTCTTTGGAGCGACTTTGCGAAAGTTGAACTGCGGGTCGGAACCGTGATTGACGCCCGCGAGTTTCCCGAAGCGCACAAACCGGCCTACAAAATCACCATCGACTTTGGGGCGAATCTGGGCGTGAAAAAAACAAGCTCCCAAGTTACCACTTTATACACTCCCACCGAATTGATCGGCCGGCAGGTTTTAGCCGTCATCAACTTTCCGCCCAAACAGATCGGTCCCTTTATGTCGGAGTGTTTGTTGGTTGGACTCCATCGAGACAATGGCGATGTCGTGTTAGCCATTCCTGACCAGCCTGTCCCCAATGGCACCAAACTTTGCTAG
- a CDS encoding HD domain-containing protein has product MQGQQAGHGFDHVSRVLRTARQIQTETGGSRLVVDLAALLHDVGDAKFHDGLERSAEFSREILSAQGVPQEIVEHVTHIVDNISFRKGVPADQLSLEGKIVQDADRLDALGAIGIVRTIEYGAAKGQPFYLPSQRDAASPTAPTGVGHFHEKLFKLRALLNTEPARIIALQREEFMRSFLDQFFLECDGEVSRVPDTSL; this is encoded by the coding sequence ATGCAGGGGCAACAAGCCGGTCATGGCTTCGACCATGTTTCGCGAGTTTTGCGCACCGCTCGGCAGATTCAAACGGAGACCGGTGGCTCCCGCCTGGTAGTAGACCTAGCCGCGCTGTTGCATGACGTGGGAGATGCCAAGTTCCACGACGGCCTTGAACGCAGCGCAGAGTTCTCGCGGGAGATTCTGTCAGCCCAGGGAGTCCCCCAGGAGATCGTCGAACACGTAACGCACATTGTGGACAACATTTCGTTTCGAAAAGGGGTGCCGGCTGACCAGCTGAGCCTAGAGGGAAAAATCGTTCAAGACGCCGATCGTTTGGATGCCTTGGGCGCCATTGGAATTGTCCGCACGATTGAATACGGCGCCGCCAAGGGGCAGCCATTCTACCTGCCTAGTCAGCGAGATGCCGCCTCACCGACCGCTCCAACCGGCGTAGGCCATTTTCATGAGAAGCTCTTCAAACTTCGCGCACTCCTCAACACCGAACCCGCTAGAATCATCGCCCTACAACGCGAGGAATTCATGCGTTCGTTTCTCGATCAGTTTTTCTTAGAATGCGACGGAGAGGTTTCCCGAGTGCCAGACACATCCCTGTAA
- a CDS encoding sulfatase family protein, giving the protein MFWKFCVLPAMLVGCFAVGLPGGSNAQETQGAKVEKRPNILLMLCDDIRFNALGCMGHPHLKTPNIDRLASEGVLFENVFCTTSLCSPSRASILSGLYAHTHGVTNNFTEFPDSMGTFPIQLQKVGYETAYIGKYHMGENNDEPRPGFDHFVTHKGQGQYFDTEFNVDGQGGKVVPGYYTTVVTDMAEEWIQDRSGDKPWMMMIGQKAPHSFYFPEPKYEHAFDDVEIDYPHSAFDLSDKPEWIRQRLNTWHGIYGPLFDWRKDFPDTSAAAVLDFQAMVRAYMGTILSVDDSMGRLVQLLAERGELENTIVIFMGDNGLLEGEHGMVDKRTMHEPSIRIPLVMRYPGMSGGSAKRVKQQVLTVDIAPTLCELAGAEPLPKIHGRSLVQLVADKDPAWRTSWFYHYNYEKQFPYTPNVRGVRTDRWKLIRYPHGDGQADRHMGELYDLANDPDELHNLFGAPEQQERIAELSNELLELMAATGISEDTMPLDEGIKGELPDASIR; this is encoded by the coding sequence ATGTTTTGGAAGTTTTGTGTACTCCCCGCAATGTTGGTCGGCTGTTTTGCAGTGGGGCTCCCTGGGGGGAGCAACGCTCAGGAAACGCAAGGAGCAAAGGTCGAGAAACGCCCCAATATCCTACTGATGCTCTGCGACGACATTCGCTTCAATGCCTTGGGATGCATGGGGCATCCGCATCTTAAAACTCCGAATATCGATCGGCTGGCATCCGAGGGTGTCCTGTTCGAGAATGTGTTTTGCACAACCAGCTTGTGCTCTCCCAGCCGGGCGTCCATTCTCAGCGGTTTGTACGCGCACACGCATGGCGTCACCAACAATTTTACAGAGTTCCCCGATTCAATGGGAACCTTCCCCATCCAGTTGCAGAAGGTCGGGTACGAAACCGCCTATATCGGCAAGTACCACATGGGGGAGAACAACGACGAACCGCGGCCCGGTTTTGACCACTTTGTGACCCATAAAGGACAGGGACAGTATTTCGATACTGAATTTAATGTTGACGGGCAGGGGGGCAAAGTAGTGCCCGGATATTACACAACCGTCGTGACGGATATGGCTGAAGAGTGGATTCAGGACCGGTCCGGCGACAAGCCTTGGATGATGATGATTGGCCAGAAAGCTCCTCACAGCTTCTATTTTCCGGAACCGAAATACGAACACGCGTTTGATGACGTTGAAATCGACTACCCCCATTCCGCCTTTGATCTATCCGATAAGCCGGAGTGGATCCGGCAGCGGCTCAATACCTGGCACGGTATTTACGGTCCCCTGTTTGATTGGAGGAAGGACTTCCCGGATACTTCGGCCGCTGCAGTGCTCGATTTCCAAGCTATGGTGCGGGCTTACATGGGCACTATTCTTAGCGTCGATGACAGCATGGGACGGCTCGTTCAACTGCTGGCAGAACGTGGCGAACTTGAGAATACGATCGTGATTTTCATGGGAGACAACGGCTTGCTGGAGGGGGAACATGGCATGGTCGATAAGCGGACGATGCATGAACCCAGTATTCGGATTCCACTGGTAATGCGATATCCGGGAATGTCTGGTGGAAGCGCCAAGCGTGTCAAGCAGCAAGTGCTGACGGTGGACATCGCCCCCACCCTGTGCGAACTCGCCGGTGCAGAACCTCTTCCCAAGATTCATGGACGTTCGCTGGTACAGCTGGTTGCGGACAAAGATCCCGCTTGGCGGACATCGTGGTTCTACCATTACAACTACGAGAAACAGTTCCCGTATACGCCCAATGTCCGTGGCGTTCGCACCGACCGCTGGAAATTGATCCGGTATCCGCATGGCGACGGACAGGCGGATCGCCACATGGGGGAACTCTACGACTTGGCCAACGATCCAGATGAGCTTCACAACTTGTTCGGCGCACCGGAGCAACAGGAACGCATCGCTGAACTATCCAATGAACTACTGGAGCTGATGGCGGCAACGGGAATCTCTGAAGATACCATGCCACTCGATGAGGGCATTAAGGGAGAATTGCCAGACGCATCGATTCGCTAG